Proteins encoded together in one Campylobacter concisus window:
- the rpsP gene encoding 30S ribosomal protein S16: MATVVRLTRMGRKKRPFYRIVVTDSRKRRDSGWIESIGYYNPMVEPNVINFNKERLDYWKSVGAKLSDRVAQITK; this comes from the coding sequence ATGGCAACAGTAGTAAGACTAACAAGAATGGGACGTAAAAAAAGACCTTTTTATCGTATAGTTGTTACAGATAGCAGAAAAAGACGCGATAGCGGTTGGATAGAGAGCATTGGTTATTACAACCCTATGGTTGAGCCAAATGTTATAAATTTCAACAAAGAGAGATTGGACTACTGGAAAAGCGTCGGTGCTAAACTTAGCGACAGAGTTGCGCAAATTACAAAATAA
- a CDS encoding KH domain-containing protein: MVENFLYEYAKLIADFPEKVTIERQELGENFVEIIISADKVDTGKLIGKDGKMINAIKTVIIGCKAKDNTSYRVTVKAIE, from the coding sequence ATGGTTGAAAATTTTTTATACGAATATGCCAAGCTGATAGCTGATTTTCCTGAAAAGGTGACTATTGAGCGTCAAGAGCTTGGTGAAAATTTTGTCGAGATCATTATAAGTGCTGATAAGGTTGATACTGGAAAGCTTATCGGTAAAGACGGCAAAATGATAAATGCTATAAAGACCGTTATTATTGGCTGTAAAGCAAAAGACAATACAAGTTATAGAGTAACGGTAAAAGCTATTGAATAG